A single region of the Syngnathus acus chromosome 6, fSynAcu1.2, whole genome shotgun sequence genome encodes:
- the myo9ab gene encoding unconventional myosin-IXAb isoform X4, translating into MSLQDGSCSYASSANMATASGSMRRRLEDQEFSLRVYPGSLAEGTIYCPVSARKNTTAAEAIECLIERLRLERTKCYVLAEVKEFGGEEWILNPGDCPVQRMMLWPRSALENRGGLGSGDDYRFLLREKNLDGSIHYGGSLQMWLRVTQERRRMVERGFLPQPAGSDPPTDLCALSKLTEHALLESLRARFRQEKIYTYVGSILIVVNPFQFLPIYNPKYVKLYDNHTLGKLEPHIYAVADVAYHAMLQRRHNQCIVISGESGSGKTQSTNFLIHHLTALSQKGFASGVEQIILGAGPVLEAFGNAKTAHNNNSSRFGKFIQVNYQASGTVRGAYVEKYLLEKSRLVYQEHNERNYHVFYYLLAGASEEERKSFHLLQPEEYHYLNQMTKKTHKLRWDNYSDSELQDCFSVEGEDLKHDFERLQLAMEMVGFLPATRKQIFSLLSAILHLGNIRYKKKTYRDDSIDICNPEVLPFVSELLEVKEEMLLEALTTRKTITVGERLIVPYKLAEAGTVRDSMAKSLYSALFDWIVFRANHALLNNKDLEDKSKIFSIGVLDIFGFEDYENNSFEQFCINFANERLQHYFNQHIFKLEQEEYRAEGISWHTIDYIDNSSCINLISKKPTALFHLLDEECNFPQASNQTLLDKFKRQHEGNSYIEFPAVMEPAFIITHYAGKVKYGVKDFREKNTDHMRPDVVALLKSSKNAFICGLMGIDPVATFRWAVLRAYFRALVAFREAGRRYKKTGHDSAVPCAAVKTVDSFSFLHHPVHQRSLEILQRCKDEKYSITRKNPRSPLADLQGANTLNEKAGRDGFGAGCNGRGPRSGRLSSAGSLTALGEDGIFVNSSNSKLLERAQGILLRNRNCKVKPSLPKHLLDVKSLRHLSSVTLHDRITKSLLHLHKKKKPPSISAQFQASLTKLMETLNQSEPYFVKCIRSNAEKLPLRFNDSLVLRQLRYTGMLETVRIRQSGYSVKYTFQDFVRHFHVLLPRGTTATKSGVREFFRQIHLMPAGYQVGNTTVFLREAERQRLQTLLHQEVLRRIVTLQHRFRAVLERNNFVRMKLAARVIQRWWRCCLVRESAMDLRLEERAVVCLQTAWRRCRQRRTFLRWRSSAVAIQRSWRTRRRQRTAAAVAIQAAWRGFAERKRYCETCRTVMLLQTMARGYLARLRYAKGFRELKQQHEAAAPIIQRPDDDLTSEQDHVENLSGEPAEDNRSRGADEASHKTRAKRESRRMRELEQAQFSLELLKVRTGNVDTPPRGELEPDSATCRPEDHRRHSPLGSLDSFEALAAEDTETESSGAFTSCSTAPRERLTSDPVRDSNHNEKPETASPLRTESPRATFYIASDQSPVREPTRESPSKSSKDRRESTFRKPIVVLISMQKESPLEEGSSVVQSPDRTSECREPQASSQQTHISGLEVASTVEEERTLQSTFEEGDSSMVPSSATFEASPEVPGLCSSEVDIKITLEAKAGFSPTVRPGQREKKTVSRGQGAASPLLDTKPPKAQKKNSAQTVIVNMTEKPTNTAPPRRKLPFSKSDKDLVTQGRSLSMFKDDSRTREVGRPGPKKKARMSRTRSDFLTRCNSEGATRSDDDDDEYYVPAHSRTPPPSPCPPRTRPKADCHSDSEMDSHKDPQKIHKTLSSGDLGKAEVLRKTSSQDGRMRGKMRFWSKSKHGRKKVSSRGESAAETPGKRGKKTSCILHQLILFFRPPEAPSPPLSPDLKAASPPRGLRDSKENKEPSPKMRRRRSLKISSVALEPAQWQNDALHILSSAHDYRTMNDFLLKKIADLESENGKKDTMVDVVFKKALKEFRINIFNSYSTALAMDDGRSIRYKDLHALFEHILEKSMRLEQRDWNESPVKVWVNTFKVFLDEFMTEYKPMEGTIGRAAKRERKKSRKKDTDIVEEHNGHIFKSTQYSIPTYCEYCSSLIWMMDRACVCKLCRYACHRKCCSKMATKCSKKYDPELSPRQFGVELSRLTGEERNVPQLVEKLINYIEMHGLYTEGIYRKSGSTNKIKELRQGLDTDVSSVILDDYNIHVIASVLKQWLRDLPSPLMTFELYEEFLRAMGQADKQEVIRGVYSVIDQLSRTHLSTLERLIFHLVRIALQEDTNRMSANALAIVFAPCVLRCPDTIDPLQSVQDISKTTACVELIINEQMSKYRARLKDINSLEFAESKAKSRLSHVRRSMKPVLIAVRFMSIAHTATPSKSRVRQSGAHTQSPPLSPRTGPPAADSESAGVAGEEAAEGTLSEQQQLAMQQEERILTEQIESLQKEKEELTYEMLILEPRASDDDTPESEASIGTADSSENITMETEGATGEQPESGAYGSRKWEMKCRRPLRRHPDSVDSADSADSTSVVSCFNQPPSDSPSPHYRFRSSSSGPLLASYSPGGAGNASESGRRPGKGRPSHRLRLSRSSPRETSGGHRREPEFGSAPQQLVLYGSNEFMV; encoded by the exons ATGAGCTTACAAGATGGCAGCTGCAGCTACGCCAGCAGCGCCAACATGGCCACCGCCAGCGGCAGCATGCGGCGGCGCCTGGAGGACCAGGAGTTCAGCCTTCGCGTCTACCCGGGCTCCCTGGCCGAGGGCACCATCTACTGCCCCGTCAGCGCCCGCAAGAACACCACAGCGGCCGAGGCCATCGAGTGCCTCATCGAGCGGCTGCGCCTGGAGCGCACCAAATGCTACGTGCTGGCCGAGGTGAAGGAGTTTGGCGGCGAGGAGTGGATCCTCAACCCCGGCGACTGCCCCGTACAGCGCATGATGCTGTGGCCCAGGAGCGCCTTGGAGAACCGCGGCGGGCTGGGCAGCGGCGACGATTACCGCTTCCTCCTGCGCGAAAAGAACCTGGACGGTTCCATCCACTACGGCGGCAGCCTCCAGATGTGGCTGCGGGTGACGCAGGAGCGCCGCCGCATGGTAGAGCGCGGCTTCCTCCCCCAACCGGCGGGGAGCGACCCCCCGACGGATTTGTGCGCCCTCTCCAAACTGACGGAGCACGCCCTCTTGGAGAGCCTGCGGGCACGTTTCCGCCAAGAGAAGATCTACACCTACGTGGGGAGTATCCTCATTGTGGTCAACCCCTTCCAGTTCCTGCCCATCTACAACCCCAAGTACGTCAAGCTCTACGACAATCACACGCTGGGCAAGCTGGAGCCGCACATCTACGCCGTGGCCGACGTGGCCTACCACGCCATGCTGCAGCGCCGCCACAACCAGTGCATCGTCATCTCGGGCGAGAGCGGCTCTGGCAAGACGCAGAGCACCAACTTTCTCATTCACCACCTGACCGCCCTCAGCCAGAAGGGCTTCGCTAGCGGCGTGGAGCAGATCATCCTGGGGGCGGGGCCCGTGCTGGAG GCTTTTGGCAACGCCAAGACGGCCCACAACAACAACTCCAGCCGCTTTGGAAAGTTCATCCAGGTCAACTACCAAGCCAGCGGCACTGTTAGAGG GGCCTATGTGGAGAAGTACCTGTTGGAGAAATCTCGCCTGGTCTACCAGGAGCATAATGAAAG gaacTACCACGTCTTTTACTACCTGCTGGCTGGAGCCAgcgaggaggagaggaaatCCTTCCACCTGCTCCAACCTGAGGAATACCACTACCTCAACCAG ATGACAAAGAAAACGCACAAACTCCGCTGGGACAATTACTCTGACAGCGAGCTG CAGGACTGCTTCAGCGTGGAGGGCGAGGACTTGAAACACGACTTTGAGCGTCTGCAGCTGGCGATGGAGATGGTCGGCTTCCTTCCCGCCACACGCAAACA GATTTTCTCGCTGCTGTCGGCCATCCTCCACCTGGGCAACATCCGTTACAAGAAGAAGACCTACAGGGACGACTCCATCGACATCTGCAACCCAGAGGTCCTTCCCTTCGTCTCGGAGCTGTTGGAG GTGAAAGAGGAGATGCTGCTGGAGGCGCTGACCACCAGGAAAACCATCACCGTTGGCGAGAGGCTCATCGTGCCCTACAAACTTGCTGAG GCGGGCACGGTGAGGGACTCCATGGCCAAATCGCTGTACAGCGCTCTCTTTGACTGGATCGTGTTCCGGGCCAATCACGCTCTGCTCAACAACAAGGACCTGGAGGACAAGTCAAAG ATCTTCTCCATCGGCGTGTTGGACATCTTTGGATTTGAGGACTACGAGAACAACAGCTTTGAGCAATTCTGTATCAACTTTGCCAACGAGCGTTTGCAGCATTACTTCAACCAGCACATCTTCAAGCTGGAGCAG GAGGAGTACCGAGCCGAGGGCATCAGCTGGCACACCATCGACTACATCGACAACAGCAGCTGCATTAACCTCATCAGCAAGAAACCCACGGCGCTCTTCCACCTGCTGGACGAGGAGTGCAA CTTCCCTCAGGCGTCCAATCAGACCTTGCTGGACAAGTTCAAGCGTCAGCATGAGGGAAACAGCTACATCGAGTTCCCCGCCGTCATGGAGCCCGCTTTCATCATCACGCACTACGCCGGCAAAGTCAAGTACGGAGTTAAG GACTTCCGGGAGAAGAACACGGACCACATGCGTCCCGACGTGGTGGCCTTGCTGAAGAGCAGCAAAAACGCCTTCATCTGCGGCCTGATGGGAATCGACCCGGTGGCCACATTCCGCTGGGCCGTTTTGCGCGCCTACTTCCGGGCCCTGGTGGCTTTCAGGGAGGCCGGACGCCGATACAAGAAGACAG GTCACGATTCCGCCGTCCCCTGCGCCGCCGTCAAAACCGTGGACAGTTTCAGTTTCCTTCATCACCCGGTTCACCAGAGGAGCCTTGAGATCCTTCAAAGGTGCAAGGATGAGAAATACA GCATCACCAGGAAGAACCCTCGCTCTCCGCTGGCAGATCTTCAAGGCGCCAACACCCTGAATGAGAAAGCCGGGCG GGATGGCTTCGGCGCCGGCTGCAATGGGCGCGGGCCGAGGTCGGGACGCCTGTCGTCGGCGGGGAGCCTGACGGCCCTGGGAGAGGACGGCATCTTCGTCAACTCGTCCAACAGCAAACTCCTGGAACGAGCTCAGGGAATCTTACT AAGAAACAGAAACTGCAAAGTCAAGCCCAGCCTGCCCAAG CACTTGTTGGACGTAAAATCTCTGCGTCACCTGAGCAGCGTGACGCTCCACGATCGCATCACCAAGTCGTTGCTTCACTtgcacaagaagaagaaaccgCCCAGCATCAGCGCTCAGTTCCAG GCTTCCCTCACTAAACTGATGGAGACGCTCAACCAATCGGAGCCGTACTTTGTCAAGTGCATCCGCTCCAATGCTGAgaag CTGCCGTTGCGCTTTAATGACAGCTTAGTGCTGAGGCAGCTGCGCTACACGGGGATGCTGGAAACCGTCCGGATCCGACAATCGGGCTACAGCGTCAAGTACACCTTCCAG GATTTCGTGCGTCACTTTCACGTGCTGCTGCCTCGAGGCACAACTGCAACCAAGTCGGGCGTCAGGGAGTTCTTCAGGCAGATCCATCTGATGCCGGCCGGCTACCAAGTGGGCAACACCACG GTGTTCCTGCGGGAGGCGGAGCGTCAACGTCTTCAGACGCTCCTGCACCAGGAAGTTCTGCGGCGCATCGTCACGCTGCAGCATCGCTTCCGAGCCGTCCTGGAGAGGAACAACTTTGTCAGGATGAAGCTGGCTGCACGTGTCATCCAA CGCTGGTGGCGATGCTGCCTCGTTCGAGAGTCCGCCATGGATCTGAGGCTGGAGGAGCGAGCGGTGGTGTGCCTCCAAACAGCCTGGAGGCGCTGCAGGCAGCGCCGGACATTCCTGCGGTGGCGCAGCTCGGCCGTGGCCATCCAGAGGAGCTGGAGGACGCGCCGGCGCCAAAGGACGGCGGCGGCTGTCGCCATCCAGGCGGCTTGGAGGGGATTCGCTGAGAGGAAACGCTACTGTGAGACCTGCAGGACTGTGATGCTGCTGCAGACCATGGCGAGGGGTTACCTGGCTCGCCTAAGGTACGCAAAAGG ATTCCGAGAACTGAAGCAGCAGCACGAAGCGGCGGCGCCCATCATTCAAAGACCCGACGACGACCTCACCTCGGAACAGGATCACGTGGAGAACCTCTCCGGGGAACCGGCGGAAGACAATCGAAGTCGGGGCGCGGACGAGGCCAGCCACAAGACTCGAGCCAAGCGAGAGAGCAGGCGCATGAGAGAGCTGGAGCAGGCACAATTCAGCTTGGAGCTTCTCAAGGTTCGCACCGGAAATGTCGACACGCCTCCTCGAGGAGAGTTGGAACCAGACAGCGCCACCTGTCGCCCGGAGGACCATCGCAGACATTCGCCTCTCGGGTCTCTTGATAGCTTTGAGGCGCTCGCTGCCGAGGACACAGAGACCGAAAGTTCGGGAGCTTTCACGTCCTGTTCGACCGCGCCTCGAGAACGTTTGACTTCAGATCCAGTGAGAGATTCAAACCACAACGAAAAGCCCGAGACAGCGTCACCGCTCAGGACCGAGAGCCCGAGGGCGACGTTTTACATCGCTTCGGACCAAAGTCCGGTCCGAGAACCGACACGCGAAAGCCCCAGCAAGTCTTCCAAAGACAGAAGGGAGTCCACGTTTCGAAAGCCCATCGTGGTCTTGATCAGTATGCAAAAAGAGAGTCCTCTGGAAGAGGGGTCGTCGGTAGTCCAAAGTCCAGACAGAACTTCTGAATGCAGAGAACCGCAAGCCAGTTCCCAACAGACACACATATCGGGTTTGGAGGTAGCATCTACTGTTGAAGAAGAAAGAACTCTACAGTCCACTTTTGAGGAAGGCGATTCCTCCATGGTTCCGTCTTCAGCCACTTTTGAGGCAAGCCCAGAAGTTCCTGGCCTTTGCTCCTCAGAAGTGGACATCAAGATCACCCTGGAGGCCAAAGCCGGCTTTTCTCCCACCGTCCGCCCGGGTCAGCGGGAGAAGAAAACGGTCTCGCGTGGGCAGGGAGCCGCCAGCCCGCTCCTTGACACCAAGCCACCCAAAGCCCAGAAGAAGAACTCGGCTCAGACCGTCATTGTCAACATGACGGAGAAGCCCACCAACACGGCGCCACCCAGACGCAAGCTTCCGTTCTCCAA GTCCGATAAGGATTTGGTGACCCAGGGAAGATCTTTGTCCATGTTCAAAGATGATTCCAGGACCAGAGAG GTGGGGCGGCCGGGCCCCAAAAAGAAAGCACGCATGTCCCGGACGCGCTCCGACTTCCTCACGCGCTGTAACTCGGAAGGAGCCACGCGCTCggacgacgatgatgacgagtACTACGTCCCCGCCCACTCCCGCacgccgcccccctccccgtgCCCCCCACGCACTCGCCCCAAGGCCGACTGTCACAGTGACTCCGAGATG GATTCCCACAAAGACCCACAGAAGATCCATAAGACCTTGTCATCGGGAGATTTGGGCAAAGCGGAGGTGCTGAGGAAAACCTCCAGTCAGGATGGAAG AATGAGAGGGAAGATGCGATTCTGGAGTAAAAGTAAACACGGCAGGAAAAAAGTGTCCAGCAGGGGCGAAAGTGCTGCTGAGACACCCGGTAAGAGaggtaaaaaaacaagctgcaTCTTACATcagctgattttattttttcgtcCGCCAGAGGCCCCGTCGCCTCCTCTCAGTCCCGACCTGAAGGCAGCGTCGCCGCCACGGGGCTTGCGGGACAGCAAGGAGAACAAGGAGCCGTCTCCCAagatgcggcggcggcgcagcCTGAAGATCAGCAGCGTGGCTCTGGAACCCGCCCAGTGGCAGAATGACGCGCTGCACATCCTCAGCTCGGCTCACGACTACCGCACCATGAACGACTTCCTGCTCAAGAAG ATCGCCGACCTGGAGAGTGAAAACGGCAAGAAGGACACCATGGTGGATGTGGTCTTCAAGAAAGCCCTGAAGGAGTTCCGCATCAACATCTTCAACTCGTATTCCACCGCCCTGGCT ATGGACGACGGGAGGAGTATTCGCTACAAGGACCTGCACGCCCTCTTTGAGCACATCCTGGAGAAGAGCATGCGGCTGGAGCAACGCGACTGGAACGAGTCGCCGGTCAAGGTGTGGGTCAACACCTTCAAGGTCTTCCTGGACGAGTTCATGACCGAGTACAAGCCCATGGAGGGGACAATCGGCAGG GCCGCCAAACGAGAGCGCAAGAAGTCGCGCAAGAAGGACACTGACATT GTTGAGGAGCACAACGGCCACATCTTCAAGTCGACGCAGTACAGCATCCCCACGTACTGCGAGTACTGCTCGTCGCTCATCTGGATGATGGACCGAGCCTGCGTTTGCAAAC TCTGCCGCTACGCCTGCCACAGGAAGTGCTGCTCCAAGATGGCCACCAAGTGCAGCAAGAAG TACGATCCGGAGCTGTCGCCTCGTCAGTTTGGCGTGGAGCTCTCCAGGCTGACCGGCGAGGAGCGCAACGTCCCCCAACTGGTGGAGAAGCTCATCAACTACATCGAGATGCACGGCCTCTACACGGAGGGCATCTACAGGAAGTCGGGCTCCACCAATAAAATCAAGGAACTGCGCCAGGGGCTGGACACCG ACGTGAGCAGCGTGATCTTGGACGATTACAACATCCACGTCATCGCCAGCGTGCTCAAGCAGTGGCTCCGCGACCTGCCCAGCCCGCTCATGACATTTGAGCTCTACGAGGAGTTCCTCCGAGCCATGG GTCAAGCCGACAAGCAGGAGGTGATCCGAGGTGTGTACTCGGTCATCGACCAGCTGAGCCGCACACACCTAAGCACGTTGGAACGCCTCATCTTCCACCTGGTCAG GATTGCGCTGCAGGAGGACACCAACAGGATGTCGGCCAACGCGCTGGCCATCGTCTTCGCCCCGTGCGTCCTGCGCTGCCCCGACACCATCGACCCCCTGCAGAGCGTCCAAGACATCAGCAAGACCACAGC GTGTGTGGAGCTGATCATCAATGAGCAGATGAGCAAGTACAGAGCGCGTCTGAAGGACATCAACAGTCTGGAGTTCGCCGAGAGCAAAGCCAAGAGCCGACTGAGCCACGTCAGGAGGTCCATG AAACCTGTACTAATCGCTGTTAGGTTTATGAGCATAGCCCACACTGCCACCCCG AGTAAGAGCCGCGTTCGGCAAAGCGGCGCCCACACGCAGTCTCCGCCACTCAGCCCCAGGACGGGCCCCCCGGCGGCGGACAGCGAAAGCGCGGGAGTGGCCGGCGAGGAAGCGGCCGAGGGCACGCTGagcgagcagcagcagctcgccATGCAGCAAGAGGAACGGATCCTCACCGAGCAGATTGAGAGTCTGCAGAAAGAAAA gGAGGAGCTGACATATGAGATGTTGATCCTGGAACCGCGAGCGTCCGACGACGACACTCCAGAATCGGAAGCGTCCATCGGCACGGCCGACAGCTCCGAGAACATCACCATGGAAACGGAGGGTGCCACAGGGGAGCAGCCCG AATCGGGCGCTTATGGCTCCCGAAAATGGGAGATGAAGTGCAGGCGACCTTTGCGTCGCCATCccgactcggtggactcggccGACTCGGCCGACTCGACCTCCGTTGTCTCCTGCTTCAATCAGCCGCCGTCGGACTCGCCTTCCCCTCACTACCGCTTCCGCTCGTCGTCGTCGGGACCCCTGCTGGCCTCCTACAGCCCGGGAGGGGCGGGAAACGCGTCCGAGTCAGGGCGGCGGCCCGGGAAAGGCCGCCCCAGCCACAGGCTTCGCCTGAGCCGCAGCTCGCCGAGGGAGACGTCGGGTGGACACCGCAGGGAGCCCGAGTTCGGCTCGGCGCCGCAGCAGCTGGTTCTGTACGGCAGTAACGAGTTCATGGTGTGA